The region AAGCTGGCTTTAAAGCGAGCGGCACCATCAAACGGTCTGATTTCGGCATAGGCACCATTCCGGTCGTAGTCGTGAGCGACGAAATTGAACTTAAAGTGAACGGCGAGTTTACCAAACAGGATGCCGCCGTTGCGGAAAAGAAGTAATTCTGCGAGTTAATAGCGTGAACAAAATTCGTCTATCCATTTAAGGCGTTGCCCCAACGGGTACCCGTTGGGGCAACGCCTTTGCTTCTTGAATAACACAATACCTTTTTGCTAAACCAACTAGTTCTCTATCTTTTTTGCTTGATTTTATGACAACAAGACGGAATTTTTTACGTGATGCCGGTGCGCTAACCCTGAGCGGCCTCGTGCTGCCAACGCTGACGAAAGCAGATAACTTCTTTTTGGCAGCCCCTAAATACCCCATCGGTATCCAATTGTTTACGCTGTTCAAGGCGATGAATGAAGACCCGAAGGGAACCCTGGAAAAAGTAGCGGCTGCGGGGTACAATGAAATAGAATCGGCCTTTAATACGCGTGGAGGCTATTATGGCTATTCGGCCAAAGACTTTCGAAAACTGGTTAGTGATCTGGGTATGACCTGGCGGGCACACCATGCCGGGGGTGCTCCATTTCGCCCACGGCCTGCGACAGCACCGCCAGCAGGAGCCGCAGCACCGGCCGCACCCCGCCCGGCAATGGATTTCTCTAAAATGCCGCCTATGCTCAACCTGCGCGACAACTACCAGCAGTTGATCGATGAGGCCGGTGAGGGCGGATTGTCGTATCTGGTCTGTTCCAGCACACCCGTCGGCACCATTGATGACATCAACAAGTCGATAGAGGTATTTCAAAAGACGGGCGAAGCGGCTAAAAAAGCAGGTATCGGTTTCGCCTACCACAACCACGCTACCGAATTTGACCCCGTTGAAGGTGGTAAGACGCCCTATGAGCTGATCCTGTCGCAGACGGATAAGGAGCTGGTGAAAATGGAACTGGACCTTGCCTGGGCTACCAAAGCGGGTAAAGATCCCGTGGCTTTGTTTAAAGAACAGCCCGGCCGGTTCCCGCTCTGGCACATCAAGGATATTAAAGACGACAACAAAACGATTACCGAAGTCGGAAACGGAGTTGTTGATTTTAAGAAGGCGTTTTCAGCGGCTAAAACAGCGGGTCTGAAATACTTCTTTGTGGAGCAGGACATGGCACCGCAGGGTATCGAAAGTATTACGACCAGCATTACCAATCTGAAAAAGATACTGGCTTAACCAGCCCTTCCAATGAGAAAAACGATAATTAACACCGGCAAACGGACCACCCGTTTGCCGGGTCTGTTCAACCTGTGCGTTAACGCAGGTCTGTTGCTGGGACTGGCTTCGTTTGTGATGCAAGACGGCTCCACCAAACCCGACGAAACCCGGTTTACGCCAGTTGTGCTGGCCGAAGACCTCGATGAGCCGATGGTGTTTGAGGTTGCCAAAGACGGAACGGCCTTCATTATCGAGCGCAAAGGAGCCTTGAAAAAATATGATCCGGTCACGAAAACGGTCGATCTGATCGCGACCATCCCGGTCAATACGAAATACACCTCGGCACAGGGGCGCGTGTCGGAAGCTGAAGAAGGGCTTCTGGGCCTGTCGCTGGACCCCAATTTCGAGCAGAATCACTGGATGTATCTGTATTACGCGCACCCAACCGAGAAGAAACACATCCTGACGCGCTGGGAGTACCGCAACGAAAAACTGGTCGAGAACTCGCAGAAAGTGATGCTGGAAGTAACAACCCAGCGTGAAGTGTGCTGCCATACGGGTGGTGGAATGACC is a window of Spirosoma linguale DSM 74 DNA encoding:
- a CDS encoding Xylose isomerase domain protein TIM barrel (PFAM: Xylose isomerase domain protein TIM barrel~KEGG: amc:MADE_00428 twin-arginine translocation pathway signal), encoding MTTRRNFLRDAGALTLSGLVLPTLTKADNFFLAAPKYPIGIQLFTLFKAMNEDPKGTLEKVAAAGYNEIESAFNTRGGYYGYSAKDFRKLVSDLGMTWRAHHAGGAPFRPRPATAPPAGAAAPAAPRPAMDFSKMPPMLNLRDNYQQLIDEAGEGGLSYLVCSSTPVGTIDDINKSIEVFQKTGEAAKKAGIGFAYHNHATEFDPVEGGKTPYELILSQTDKELVKMELDLAWATKAGKDPVALFKEQPGRFPLWHIKDIKDDNKTITEVGNGVVDFKKAFSAAKTAGLKYFFVEQDMAPQGIESITTSITNLKKILA